The proteins below are encoded in one region of Saccopteryx leptura isolate mSacLep1 chromosome 1, mSacLep1_pri_phased_curated, whole genome shotgun sequence:
- the OR5A1 gene encoding LOW QUALITY PROTEIN: olfactory receptor 5A1 (The sequence of the model RefSeq protein was modified relative to this genomic sequence to represent the inferred CDS: inserted 1 base in 1 codon): protein MGNMSTTKGWNSSSVTTFILLGFVGHPEHQALLFLTFLGIYLVSLVWNLALIFLIRSDTHLHTPMYFFLSNLSFIDICYSSTVAPKMLTDFFQEQKTISFLGCAAQFFFFVGMGLTECFLLTVMAYDRYTAISSPLLYTAIMTQGLCTRMVVAAYISGFLCSLIQASSVFRLHYCGPNIIDHFFCDLPPVLALSCSDTFFSQLVNFLMVVTVGGTSFLILILSYSFIVAAVLKIHSARGRRKAFNTCASHVMVVTLLFGTALFMYLRPSSSYLPGRDKVVSVFYSLVIPMLNPLIYSLRNKEIKEXLWEKLGKKKVFSQFMIKDILLQTTENAKVPVHLPPSLT from the exons ATGGGGAACATGTCCACAACAAAAGGCTGGAACAGCTCCTCAGTGACCACATTCATTCTCCTGGGCTTTGTGGGCCATCCAGAACACCAGGCCCTTCTCTTTCTCACCTTCCTGGGCATCTATCTTGTGAGTCTGGTCTGGAACCTGGCCCTCATCTTTCTGATCAGAAGTGACACCCATCTGCATACACCTATGTACTTCTTCCTCAGCAACCTCTCCTTCATTGACATCTGCTACTCTTCTACCGTGGCTCCCAAGATGCTCACTGACTTTTTCCAAGAGCAGAAGACCATATCATTCCTGGGCTGTGCTGCTCAGTTTTTCTTCTTCGTTGGCATGGGTCTAACTGAGTGCTTCCTCCTGACTGTGATGGCCTATGACCGTTACACAGCCATCTCCAGCCCCCTGCTCTACACAGCCATCATGACCCAGGGCCTCTGTACACGCATGGTGGTTGCAGCATACATCAGTGGCTTCCTGTGCTCTCTGATCCAGGCCAGCTCTGTATTTCGGCTCCACTACTGTGGACCCAACATCATCGACCATTTCTTCTGTGACCTCCCACCAGTGCTGGCTCTTTCTTGCTCTGACACCTTCTTCAGTCAACTGGTGAATTTCCTCATGGTGGTCACTGTTGGAGGGACATccttcctcatcctcatcctctccTACAGTTTCATAGTGGCTGCTGTCTTGAAAATACACTCAGCCAGAGGCCGAAGGAAAGCTTTCAACACATGTGCTTCGCACGTGATGGTGGTGACCCTGTTGTTTGGGACAGCCCTGTTCATGTACCTGCGGCCCAGCTCCAGCTACCTGCCTGGCAGGGACAAGGTGGTGTCTGTGTTCTATTCACTGGTCATCCCCATGCTGAACCCTCTCATCTACAGTTTGAGGAACAAAGAGATCAAAG GCCTGTGGGAGAAGCtgggaaaaaagaaagtgttttcccaGTTCATGATTAAAGACATACTTCTCCAAACTACAGAAAATGCAAAGGTCCCGGTGCATCTGCCTCCATCACTAACTTAG